A window of the Candidatus Margulisiibacteriota bacterium genome harbors these coding sequences:
- the coaBC gene encoding bifunctional phosphopantothenoylcysteine decarboxylase/phosphopantothenate--cysteine ligase CoaBC: MQTAKPLRDKKIILGVTGCIAAYKSAELLRALKKLGADVWVIMTRSAREFVAPLTFRTLSGNPCITELYDSSAVMTPVPHVSISDSADLLLVAPATANIIGKTAGGIADDMLSTTIMACRSPKVFAPAMNTRMWDNPLVQENVKKLKSLGYCFVGPDSGELACGIEGDGRLARLEDIIAAVQSKIGIKQDLDGKKVLITAGGTREAIDPVRFIGNRSSGKMGFALARQALDRGAEVRVVLADARIDFPKEAAVEKVSTALEMKKAALKYFDWADIVIMAAAVSDFKPAVVSQDKIKKGTGDRIPDTEAAIKLERTDDILQELGKKKGNKVLVGFSVESKDLIKNSELKLKEKNLDLIVANPVSAFESDESEAVLMISGGKSVKLKKMDKAKLAAAILDSVL; encoded by the coding sequence ATGCAAACTGCTAAGCCTCTCAGAGATAAAAAGATCATCCTTGGGGTCACCGGCTGCATTGCAGCCTACAAATCGGCAGAACTTCTAAGGGCCCTTAAAAAACTTGGTGCGGATGTTTGGGTCATAATGACCAGGTCTGCCCGGGAATTTGTTGCTCCTTTAACCTTTCGCACCCTTTCCGGAAATCCTTGCATAACGGAACTGTATGACAGTTCCGCAGTAATGACGCCCGTGCCGCATGTTTCCATTTCTGATTCAGCGGACCTGCTGCTGGTGGCTCCTGCGACCGCAAATATCATAGGCAAAACTGCGGGCGGGATAGCTGATGATATGCTCTCTACCACAATAATGGCCTGCCGCTCCCCAAAGGTTTTTGCTCCGGCGATGAACACAAGGATGTGGGATAACCCTTTAGTGCAGGAGAATGTCAAAAAACTCAAAAGCCTTGGATACTGCTTTGTAGGTCCGGATTCCGGAGAACTTGCCTGCGGGATTGAAGGTGACGGACGGCTTGCCCGTCTTGAGGACATTATTGCCGCTGTACAAAGCAAAATTGGCATTAAGCAGGACCTTGACGGTAAAAAAGTCCTTATCACGGCGGGGGGCACCAGGGAAGCGATAGATCCGGTCAGGTTTATCGGCAACCGTTCATCGGGTAAGATGGGTTTTGCTCTGGCCCGCCAGGCCTTGGACAGGGGAGCAGAGGTCAGGGTTGTTCTGGCAGATGCCAGGATCGACTTTCCAAAAGAAGCCGCGGTAGAAAAGGTCTCTACGGCTTTGGAAATGAAGAAAGCCGCGCTCAAATATTTTGATTGGGCGGATATTGTCATCATGGCTGCCGCGGTCTCCGATTTTAAGCCGGCTGTTGTGTCGCAGGACAAGATAAAAAAGGGGACCGGGGACCGCATACCGGATACCGAAGCAGCAATTAAACTTGAGAGAACAGATGACATTCTGCAGGAACTCGGGAAAAAGAAGGGGAATAAGGTCCTGGTAGGATTTTCGGTCGAATCAAAGGATCTGATCAAGAATTCAGAACTGAAACTGAAGGAAAAGAACCTGGACCTTATCGTGGCCAATCCTGTTTCGGCTTTTGAAAGCGATGAATCCGAGGCTGTGCTTATGAT
- a CDS encoding DNA-directed RNA polymerase subunit omega, producing MLLKKVSNKFLLSNALAQRAKEISEGSLPYIEEFNPLDPIDTSMREFVENKFSVKVLKGPVEKPVKEIEQKAKDFWSIDTLEKKELKKAKKTSKKKK from the coding sequence ATGCTCCTCAAAAAGGTCAGCAACAAGTTCCTTCTGTCCAACGCCCTGGCTCAGAGGGCAAAGGAAATAAGCGAAGGCTCCCTCCCTTATATAGAGGAATTCAATCCGCTGGACCCCATCGACACCTCAATGCGCGAATTTGTAGAGAACAAGTTCAGTGTAAAGGTTCTTAAGGGGCCGGTTGAAAAACCCGTCAAAGAGATAGAACAGAAGGCTAAGGATTTCTGGTCCATTGATACGCTTGAGAAAAAAGAGCTGAAAAAGGCAAAAAAAACAAGCAAGAAGAAAAAATAG
- the gmk gene encoding guanylate kinase, producing the protein MKKSKSKKGLLVIISGPSGVGKSTVVNRLLKSNPGLMLSISATTRAPRVMEKHGRDYFFMTEQQFFEGAEKGEFLEWAKVHGAYYGTPKSYVQEVLEKGGTAVLEVDVQGAAKVKETAGKNILKSAGSVFIFLIPPSVDILAFRLRRRKTEKVEELNYRLRAAVAELQVMEKYDYIVVNDRVETAADKINAIIKVEKERTLLN; encoded by the coding sequence TTGAAAAAGAGCAAGAGTAAAAAAGGCCTGCTTGTTATCATTTCCGGGCCTTCCGGCGTGGGCAAAAGCACCGTGGTCAACCGCCTGCTAAAGTCCAACCCGGGTCTTATGCTTTCGATCTCCGCAACAACGCGCGCTCCCAGGGTCATGGAAAAACACGGAAGGGATTATTTTTTTATGACCGAACAGCAGTTCTTTGAAGGCGCGGAAAAGGGAGAATTTTTGGAGTGGGCAAAGGTCCACGGGGCATATTACGGCACTCCTAAGAGCTATGTCCAGGAAGTCCTTGAAAAAGGCGGGACCGCTGTGCTTGAGGTTGATGTACAGGGAGCCGCCAAAGTCAAAGAAACTGCCGGCAAAAATATCCTAAAAAGTGCTGGTTCGGTCTTCATCTTCCTTATTCCCCCTTCGGTGGATATCCTTGCTTTCCGCCTCCGGCGCAGGAAAACCGAAAAAGTAGAGGAGCTTAATTACCGCTTGAGGGCCGCGGTTGCCGAACTCCAGGTCATGGAAAAATACGACTACATAGTGGTCAACGACAGGGTAGAGACCGCGGCCGACAAAATTAATGCTATAATAAAGGTGGAAAAAGAAAGGACCTTATTAAATTGA
- a CDS encoding TPM domain-containing protein, with translation MKCPKCKASIPEWKKGCACGFKFDFKKYPLPPKQIGLVNDYEAVIGGEYMGKLIKLSTDLERRSGIEIVVTVIGTTKPMPPENYAFYLFNRWGLGKKKHEAILILVSMFERRIETEIGFGLESRISEEFTEKLLDETIVPFFKQSKYGEGLYEGVKKLTEEISKRLA, from the coding sequence ATGAAGTGTCCCAAATGCAAAGCGTCAATTCCGGAATGGAAAAAGGGCTGTGCCTGCGGGTTTAAGTTCGATTTTAAAAAGTATCCGCTGCCCCCAAAGCAGATCGGACTTGTTAACGATTATGAAGCCGTTATAGGCGGGGAATACATGGGCAAACTGATAAAGCTCTCTACCGATCTTGAAAGAAGGAGCGGCATAGAGATAGTAGTGACCGTGATCGGCACCACCAAACCGATGCCACCCGAAAACTATGCATTTTATCTCTTTAACAGATGGGGACTTGGCAAGAAAAAACATGAGGCCATACTTATACTCGTTTCTATGTTCGAGCGCAGGATAGAGACTGAGATCGGGTTCGGCCTTGAGAGCAGGATAAGCGAGGAATTCACGGAGAAGCTTCTGGATGAGACCATAGTCCCGTTCTTTAAACAGAGCAAGTACGGCGAAGGCCTTTATGAGGGCGTAAAAAAACTCACCGAGGAGATAAGCAAAAGGCTTGCTTAA
- a CDS encoding metallophosphoesterase family protein has protein sequence MRYGVISDIHGNLEALQTVLSKMGDVDRLICLGDIVGYGPDPDRCVEIIREKKALCVAGNHDKAVLGQIDMSYFPQDGQEAVMWALSNMKKENLDYLEGLPLEISEDDFVGVHGSLKNQLHEYITSVRESLPTFSVLEKTLCFVGHSHKPFIIQKDIGGSYDAAVLKDGQMIDVSRIYKAIINAGSVGQPRDGDPRASFGLYDAAKKTIEIKRAEYDIAAVQQKMKKAGLSEDLARLLATGG, from the coding sequence ATGCGATACGGCGTCATTTCGGATATCCACGGCAACCTCGAAGCCTTGCAAACGGTCCTGTCAAAAATGGGAGATGTTGACAGACTGATTTGTCTCGGTGATATAGTGGGTTACGGGCCCGACCCGGACAGGTGCGTTGAGATAATCAGAGAAAAAAAAGCCCTTTGTGTTGCCGGGAATCACGATAAAGCGGTGCTGGGGCAGATAGATATGAGCTATTTTCCTCAGGACGGCCAGGAAGCGGTGATGTGGGCACTTTCCAACATGAAGAAAGAGAACCTGGATTACCTAGAAGGTCTCCCCCTTGAGATCTCGGAAGATGATTTTGTCGGGGTCCACGGCAGCCTAAAGAACCAGCTGCATGAATATATAACCAGCGTAAGGGAAAGCCTCCCCACTTTCAGCGTGCTAGAAAAGACCCTCTGTTTTGTGGGACACTCCCACAAGCCTTTCATTATACAAAAAGACATCGGCGGTTCATACGATGCGGCTGTTTTGAAGGATGGGCAGATGATAGATGTGTCAAGGATCTATAAGGCTATAATCAATGCGGGGAGCGTCGGTCAGCCCAGGGACGGGGACCCCAGAGCGTCGTTCGGGCTATATGATGCTGCTAAAAAGACTATTGAGATCAAAAGAGCCGAATATGATATTGCCGCTGTTCAGCAAAAGATGAAAAAGGCCGGGCTGTCCGAAGACTTGGCGCGGCTGCTGGCCACAGGCGGCTAA
- a CDS encoding type II and III secretion system protein yields MKQALGLLFLLLLTVSACSNDPGIEIVKSSEEESPPAEVLKIPTPEGVGQEKAPTEDGLVFKEPAASPEELIPVFEVMELKYLSGKKASEIVSRLIPEALAMEGEKGSSVILKGKPADMWKMKKILTSADRPVPQITIESRIMEISESGLRSIGFAWGSGVKVTIVPEEGKVRVGDIPAVLSALVSKGEAKLIASPRISTLDNLEASINIGDRIPYAVPVSGSAGVTQWAVQYIDAGVSLKILPRIGGDGMITAEIKPEVSSISEWRTTAAGDFPVISTRNASTSVRVESGQTIVVAGLINETDRENISKVPLAGDLPVIKELFLKRTKEKTKTDVVFLITPVVIAP; encoded by the coding sequence ATGAAACAAGCCCTTGGCCTTCTGTTCCTTTTGCTGCTGACCGTATCCGCGTGTTCAAACGATCCGGGTATAGAGATCGTTAAGTCTTCCGAAGAGGAGAGTCCACCCGCCGAAGTGTTGAAAATCCCCACACCCGAAGGAGTTGGGCAGGAAAAGGCCCCGACCGAAGACGGCCTTGTCTTTAAAGAGCCGGCGGCTTCGCCCGAAGAACTAATTCCGGTCTTTGAGGTAATGGAATTGAAATACCTGTCCGGCAAAAAGGCATCGGAAATAGTTTCGAGGCTTATTCCCGAGGCCCTGGCCATGGAGGGGGAAAAAGGAAGTTCCGTCATCTTAAAGGGTAAGCCCGCCGATATGTGGAAGATGAAAAAAATACTTACCTCCGCGGACAGGCCGGTCCCGCAGATCACGATAGAGAGCAGGATAATGGAGATAAGCGAAAGCGGGCTTAGGTCCATAGGCTTTGCCTGGGGCAGCGGGGTCAAGGTCACCATCGTCCCAGAGGAAGGCAAGGTCAGGGTGGGTGACATCCCGGCGGTTTTAAGCGCACTTGTGTCAAAAGGAGAAGCAAAACTTATCGCATCCCCGAGGATCTCGACGCTTGATAACCTGGAGGCGTCAATAAATATAGGGGACAGGATCCCGTACGCGGTCCCTGTTTCCGGGTCTGCAGGGGTGACCCAGTGGGCGGTACAGTATATTGATGCGGGGGTCAGCCTAAAAATACTGCCGCGCATCGGCGGGGACGGCATGATAACGGCAGAGATCAAGCCCGAAGTAAGTTCTATCTCTGAATGGAGAACGACCGCGGCGGGGGATTTTCCCGTTATTTCTACCAGAAATGCCAGCACTTCGGTAAGGGTTGAAAGCGGCCAGACCATAGTTGTGGCAGGGCTTATCAACGAAACGGACAGGGAAAACATCTCAAAAGTGCCTTTGGCGGGGGACCTGCCCGTCATAAAGGAGCTTTTTCTTAAGAGGACCAAGGAAAAGACAAAAACAGATGTGGTATTTCTTATCACCCCTGTTGTCATTGCGCCCTGA